The window CAACTCGGCGTCTCCGCAGGGTTCATCAGCCAATGCGAGTGTGGCGTGTACTACCCTTCGATGGCGGCCTGCGAGAGGTTGACGGAAGCGTTTGGTATCACGATGAAGGAGCTTTTTGACTTCGCGGATCCGAAGCCGGTCGAGAAATCATCCAGTCGGGATGTGGCTCTCAACAGGTTGGCGGCAATGCTGGCACAGGCGGACGCGGAGTTCATCAATGCAGTAATCGGTGTCGTCAAGGCGATGCGCCGAA is drawn from Ignavibacteriota bacterium and contains these coding sequences:
- a CDS encoding helix-turn-helix transcriptional regulator, encoding MNMKKSLGKRLKDLRNARGLTQEQFAEQLGVSAGFISQCECGVYYPSMAACERLTEAFGITMKELFDFADPKPVEKSSSRDVALNRLAAMLAQADAEFINAVIGVVKAMRRTKGQRRQPAKPK